TTTGACCTTTTCTGTCCACCCCTTATCCCTCCGTGGACCCCCTGTTCTCTAATGTCATGGGATTTGTCACTTTTGTGGCATTTTATAAAACCTATGAATTCTAATAGGCCTGGGTTTAAGGacccttttaattttaaaaatttatttagagagaaagaggaagggagagagaggatgggaaagagagagaaaaacaaaacagaacactgatttgcttttccacccatttatgcattcattggttgattcatgtatgtgccctgactggggatcgaacccgcaaccttggcgtattggaacTACActttgaccaactgagctacccagccagggctttcagGACCCTTTTTAAAGGAAGGGAGATCCTGAATGGAGATAAAGATTCTGAACTTGTGGACTTGTAGCTCTTACCAAAGTTCAGGAAGGTGACGTTGTTACCAGAGTAAAGGGTTCCGTTTACCTTTGCGCATCAAAGCCCATTCAAATGTGAACAGTAGCTCACGGCAAAGAAAGTGGAGGTTTATTAGTTGAGAAAATGGCACCAATCCTGGAGTCACAGGTAAGCCAGTGCTAAAAGACCTGGCTCCCTCATGGCTTCTAGGATAAGGTTACTCAGAGGAAAAGTCATTAATCTTGGTGGCTAAAGGAGTTGGAGTCATGGGCTCTCCTGATTGGTTGGGGCCGGGGTATCTGGTCCTGTTGTCAGCCACGGCCTTGCTCTGTCTGACTTCATGAGGGTGTGGTCAGTAGGGTCATTCTACTTTCATGGGCCTGGGGctaaaacataaaacacaactGAAGTCGAGTTATCTTTAGCTTGGCTGAAAAAACTCTGTCTGTGGTCAGCAGACCCCaggctttgttcttttctttttttttttttttttacggagagagagagacagacagatagacagggacagacagacaggaacagagagatgagaagcatcaatcattagtttttcgttgcgcattgcgacaccttagttgttcattgattgctttctcatatgtgccttgaccgcaggccttcagcagaccgagtaacacttgcttgaccttgggtccaagctggtgagattgctttctcatatgtgccttgaccgcaggccttcagcagaccgagtaacccttgcttgaccttgggtccaagctggtgagctttttgctcaaaccagatgagcccgcgctcaagctggcgaccttggggtctcgaacctgtgtcctctgcatcccagtctgatgctctattcactgcaccactgcctggtcaggccacaggctttgttctttttttttttttttttttgtatttttctgaagctggaaacggggaggcagtcagacagactcccgcatgcgcccgatcgggatccacctggcatgcccaccagggggcgatgctctgcccatctggggcatcgctctgctgcaatcagagccattctagcacttgaggcagaggccatagagccatcttcagcacccgggcaaactttgctccaatgaagccttggctgtgggaggggaagagagagacagagaggaaggagagggggaggggtggagaagcagatgggcgcctcttctgtgtgccctggccgggaatcgaacccgggactcctgcacgccaagccgacgctctaccactgagccaactggccagggtacagGCTTTATTCTTAAGATAGATTGGTACTGATCAGAATCTGATGTCCTAAGGATTAATGATAAAGGAAAGGAGTGGATgggcaggaaggagaaagggctGTGTTAAAGACATGGAGTTcctgccagacctgtggtggcgcagtggataaagcatcgacctggaatgctgaggttgccagttcaaaaccctggccttgcccggtcaaggcacatatgggagttgaagtttcctgctcctccccccttctctctctcactctctctctctctctctctctctctctcttccctctaaaatgaataaataaataaataaaaataattaaaaaaaaaaaaaaagacatggagtTCCTGCACAGTTACAAAGTCTGATTGCCTGGATAAAATTCTTAGGCAggttaacctctctaagccttaATTTGATCATCTTTAATGTGAGAATAACAACTACTTTCTTTTGGGGTTATTGCAGATATTGAATGAAATACCTCTTGTGAAGTGTTTACTTCAGAATCAGGCATATGAGAACTCAATAATTGTTCACCACTCAGTTTCTGCTATTGTTTTTGTTAATGTTGTCTGGAAAGAAAGGGTGTATGGAACTGCATGCTAGCCAGAACAAGGGCCAGGTCCTGGGGCATGCAGTCTGAACCACCAGAGGCAGGGCTAGATGGAGAAGACAAACATGTCTACTGTCCTGGAGATGACAGGGCTTCCTATACAGTGGGTTTGGGGAAGAAAGAGTTAtgttattttgaaagaatttacattggCTAGAGATAGGAGGCCGGGGGGTGGGAGAAGGTGAGCCAGAGAAAGTTCTGGGATAGTcctgaaagaaatatttgatgCTTCTAGATTGGCTGTGGGCAACAGTGGAGTCTGGGAGCAGGATGTGGTGGCATCTGGTGgtcctgtattcttttttttttttcctgtattcctTTTTATAAGAACTGAAATAGCTGCCTGGCTGTTGATTCAGCTTCCATGTACATTCAGGAATGCGAGCAGTCTTTTGTTGGCTTTGCACCCCCCACCCAACCCCGCTGTTAACTGATTCACCTCCCTGGTCACTTCCTCCTGCCATTGTCCTGCCGTAATTTAATTTTAGGACGTTAGGATATTTCAgaaattttctcttgttttcttgctATGAAAGAGAGGTggtggcttttcccttcctggttACTTGAAGATTGGCTGCCATCATGAATAACACAGTAACTATTTAGACCAGGAAGTTCATGACCAGCAGATTACTTCAGCAGAAACAAACGGTCACTGGTGTCCTTCACCCTGGAAAGGCAACAGTACCTAAGACAAATTCAGGAAAAACTAGCCAAAATGTACAAGACCACACCAGATGTCATCTCTGTGTTTGGGTTCAGAACCCATTTTGGTGGGCACAACAACTGGCTTTGGCATGATTTATGATTCTTGGGTTAGACAAAGACAAAGGGACCCAAATACAGACTGGCCTGTATGAGAATAGAAGACCCTGAGAAAACGGGAGGAAACGCAAGGACAGAGCAAAGCAAGTCAGCGGGACTGGGAGGGCCGGTGTTGATGCTGGCAAGAGGGAGCGAAGATTCCTCAGGGACCTTAGCCGGGGGGATTGCGCAGATTTTTCATGAGAGGATTAGTAAATTcagaactatttaaatttatttatttatttattttttacagagacagagagtgagtcagagagggatagacagggacagacagacaggaacggagagagatgagaagcatccatcattagtttttcactgtgcattgcaacaccttagttgttcattgattgctttctcatatgtgccttgaccaagggccttcagcagaccgagtaaccccttgctggagccagcgaccttgggttcaagctggtgagctttgctcaaaccagatgagcccgcgctcaagctggcgaccttggggtctcgaacctgggtcctctgcatcccagtctgacgctttatccactgtgccactgcctggtcaggctcagaactATTATGAGGGGAAAAACGAGGAGGGGTGGTGGTGAAGAGCCCGAGCTTTGAATACTACCTCTACCACTGTCCAGTTGTAcgaccttaggcaagttatttaacttctctgtgcctcggtGTTCTTACCTGGTAAGTGAGAACATTAGTGTGggatgttgtgaggattaaatgagttaattcatATAAGGACCTTGGGACAGAATCTGAAACAAAGTGATTGTAGTAATGGTTGTTGCTGTTATTTAATAAAACTACCATCTTTGCCTCTGGTTTTGAGTCTTCCTTTTTTGGCCTTGGGTGTGTGTAGTGACCTATACTTTCTAGGCTGCCATTGTAATCTTCACTTGCCAAAATATCTTGGGGTCTATGTTCTCACTTCTCCTCTGCTGGCTTTGCTTTCGAGGCCTGTTGTGACTGCTTCAGGACGGGCCCCCTGTCGTGACTGCTTCAGGACAGGCCCCCTGTGGTGACTGCTTCAGGATGGGGCCCCTGTGGTGACTGCTTCAGGACGGGGCCCCTGTGGTGACTGCTTCAGGACGGGCCCCCTGTCGTGACTGCTTCAGGACCGGGCCCCCTGTGGTGACTGCTTCAGGACGGGGCCCCTGTGGTGACTGCTTCAGGACGGGCCCCCTGTGGTGACTGCTTCAGGACGGGGCCCCTGTGGTGACTGCTTCAGGACGGGGCCCCTGTGGTGACTGCTTCAGGACGGGCCCCCTGTGGTGACTGCTTCAGGACGGGCCCCCTGTCGTGACTGCTTCAGGATCCTTCCATTGGGCTTTGCCTTtttaaaggagaaggagaaatacCTGTGACACATTTACGCTGGTGACCTGTATTTGAATAGACTCCTAAATgttatattcataattttttttatttttatttttattttttgtatttttctgaagctggaaacggggagagacagtcagacagactcccgcatgcacccgaccgggatccacccggcacgcccaccaggggcgacgctctgcccaccagggggcgatgctctgcccctccggggcatcgctctgttgtgaccagagccactctagtgcctggggcagaggccaaggagccatccccagcgcccgggccctctttgctccaatggagccttggctgcgggaagggaagtgagagacagagaggaaggagaaggggaggggtggagaagcagatggacgcttctcctgtgtgccctgaccgggaatcgatcccgggacttctgcacgccaggctgacgctctaccactgagccaaccggccagggccttatattcATAATTTTAGTAACAAATGACAAGAAGTCATTCAAAGAATTTTGTGATTATggtggcatttttttaaaaaagatattttcaatgaATTGACACTTATTTCTGCATGTTGTTAGGCCTGAGGGCCTCTTCCATTCTTGTCAAGGGGAGTGCTCATCTTCTCTCCTTTCATACaacatatcatttatttctattttaaatttattaaatgaagaGCTGTGTAAATGAAACTGATTAAAGACCTAGAAGTTTGCTGAGTGGTGGAGAAAGTCGGCAACGAAGGTGGCATTGTTCCAAATCAAAACTATCTctgtctgttctgttctgttacaGGTCGTGACTAATGGccttttttcttctcagttttacaGAGTTAATTCAGAGTTGGAGGCAACCTTGCTGAAGATGAAGAGTATACCATAttagtggaggaggaggaggagattttttcttttcccttcgaAAGTCTTGCTTGTTTGGTGGCTTGCCTTTAGCTAGAACTTTTCTGCTGTCTGTTCGCTTCATGAGAGATGATTTTTACAATCTCAAGAAAAAATATGTCCCAGAAATTGAGTTTACTGTTGCTTGTATTTGGACTCATTTGGGGATTGATGTTACTGCACTATACTTTTCTACAACCCAGACATCAAAGCAGCGTCAAGTTACGTGAACAAATACTAGATTTAAGCAAGAGATATGTTAAAGCTCTAGCAGAGGAAAATAAGAACACAGTGGATTTGGAGAATGGCGCTTCGATGGCAGGATATGGTAAGATAACTACAATATTTCTAGTTTTCTCCTCTTTAGCCTATCCCCATTTAAAGATAGtcatggaaaaaggaaaaaaataaagatagtcaTGGAAATCTAACTCTTTACTTCATGCATAGGTCTTTACAAAGTAattttttcttgactttttatGATGAAAATTCAAGTGtactgaaaaatagaaataatatgttaaatatcCATATATCCATTTTAAGTCTTTAACATTTTTCAGTATTTGTTgaagaatatttaaattatagaaaTTGTGACATTTCATTAGTGACTAGATATTTCCATATGCATATCTTTAAAATGATCTTTTCCTACATAATTAAAATTATCATACTTGATTACTATTTACATTTTCCCAATTAGCCCAATATAGACCATCAATTATATAGTATCTGTTAATTCCTTGAAGCAGCTTTTGCTATAATTCCAGTATTGTTTGTTACCGTTCTCTCTGTCACATCCCTGGTCTGGCTGTGTTTTCAGTTCTCTATGCATACCATATTCTCTCTTGCCTTTAAGACTTagaaaaaagagtgagagaagaaatagaacattttgtcttctttatttcagtgtgttttttttattttttatttttttagcttaaaCAACATGCATTTAATTCTCACTgatatggaggctgagaagtccaagatcaaggtgacagcagctttggttctttttttttttttatttataaataaaattttattttaatggggtgacatcaataaatcagggtacatatattaaaaaaaaacatttccaggttatcttgtcatttagttctgttgcatacccatcacccaaagagagatcgtcctccgtcaccctctatccagttttctttgtacctctccccctctccctccttccctccccccaccccccgtaatcaccacactcctgtccatgactcttagtctcgcttttatgtcccgccaatgtatggaatcctgcaattcttgtttttttctgatccgcttatttcactctgcataatgttatcaagattccaccattctgctgtaagtgatccgatgtcatcatttcttctagctgaatagtataccatggtgtatatatgcctcatcttctttatccagtcttctattttttttacagtgattaaaagcctttaagcaaattcttggccaatacagcaagaatccataaaagagtagtgtccttaacatgttcaccaagtccaagttggccccatcaccatgccaaatccctgaaaaatgcaacccaaccccagttcagtctgttaggagctgtcacagggagcaggagtccaggaaaagtccacatccaggaaaagtccgcatggcactggaattgtcaccattctatactttgcagctcatgtccaagtcccagtgaccgctgcttctagctggtaaagattcaggtagactggaaaagccatctgcagcatgtgtggatatggagcttctgttctcctctgcctggagagatgagaccaggttgcttttccctggagctctgcgactgtggcatggtaaagagaaccttgggatacactaagctgggtggcagtgtttttgtttttgttttaaagttgtaCAAATGTGTATTTAAAGAATCAAAATGTGTTATGATTCTTGTAATAAAAAGTTCTTCCATCCCCCAAGAGCCCTAAAGTTTCCCATTTTTCAGAGTCtaccattttaaattatttaatctgaTTTTTTGGTGATTATCTCTACCTCTCAATAACATGCTGTATAAACTATTTTTTGGTTCTTCAATTATAGGTGTTAGCTGTTAACTTCCCATTATGCACAGTAAgggtttggttttatttcttccccaGAATTGCATCCCACCTACCCCAAGCGACTTTCACACATACATGTCCTTCTTGTCCTGCTATTTTCCCATCATAATTTTTGTTAGAACAATATTAGTGTTTCTATTATTATGAGTATGTTAATGGTATTCATTACTGAACCATGTAGTACATTATAATTACTTTTCCTTTCCTGtacttatttcttattataaaaatatgtttagcctgaccgggtggtggcgcagtgggtagagcgttggactgggatgcggaggacccaggttcaagaccccaaggtcgccagcttgagcacgggctcgtctggtttgagcaggagctcaccagcttggacccaaggtcgctggctcgagcaaggggttactcggtctactgaaggcccgcggtcaaggcacatgtgagaaggcaatcaatgaacaactaaggtgtcgcaaggaaaaaccgATGTTtcatgcttctcgtctctctctgttcttgtctgactgtccctatctatccctctctctgacttttttttttgtaaaaaaaaaaaaaattatgtttattacaAGCACTCAGATATTACAGAAATATACAACATAGATAAGTAAAAGTACAGCAGAGAGAATGTCAGTTAATTTGGCATATATGAGAGGTGGCATACTTTTTCTTAAAAGACTAAGTAGTAACTATTTTCAGGTTTGTGGGTTATATGGTCTCCCCTGCATTAAATAAGCATGGTTGTAGTTGTgttacaataaaactttattacaaGGACAGACAGCTATAGTTTGCTGACACATAGTCCAgcacattgttttattttgaacaaaAATGGAATTGTAGTGTGGATACTAGATTGCAACTTATTTGTTTTCACTTAATTACAGTGGATATCTTTTCATATTATTACTTATAGGGCTCTGTTGCCTCCCGATGGTCTTACCAGTCTACATGTCTACTACCACTTTCCCACTAGTGTGAAAATACCAGCTTCTCCACACTATACCAGTTCTCTTGAGTCTTAAGTGGCACCTAATTGTTtgcttttgtgggttttttttgttgttgttgtttacagGAGCAGTTAAAAAAGATTTTCTTGTTTGTATTGCTTGTATGTATGAGAGTGAATTGCTGGTATCCTTTGCCGATTTTTCTTCTAGGAAATTTCTTAATTGATTGTTTATAAAGacattactggccctggctggttggctcagcggtagagtgtcggcctggcttgcgggggacccgggttcgattcccggccagggcacacaggagaagcgcccatttgcttctccacccctccccctctccttcctctctgtctctctcttcccctcccacagccaaggctccattggagcaaagatggcccgggcgctggggatggctccttggcctctgccccaggcgctagagtggctctggtcgcggcagagcgacgccccggaggggcagagcatcgccccctggtgggcagagcatcgcccctggtgggcgtgccgggtggatcccggtcaggcgcatgcgggagtctgtctgtctctccccgtttccagcttcagaagaatgcaaaaagaaaaaaaaaaaaaagacattacttCTGTCTGtatatgttgcaaatatttttcctgttttttttcagTTGTGCAATAACTTGGTCTATTGTGAAACATGTTGATAGTTATTTATGGATTAGttttatgcttaaaattttttctccaaaACTCACAttctaatatattattattattattattttaacatttatgtatGTCTATAATATAATTGAGATACAGATTTCCCCCCAAATTAAATAGCcagttatttcagttttattgttttaattccaTCCTTTGCTTCATTATTTGAAATGACAGTATATGTTACAATAAGATGAGAATTTTATAAGTTCTGGAGAACTTGAACCTTTAGCCATATAGAAATCATTTAGCCTCTTACTGCTATATAGAAAAGCTAGtcaatcaaatatatttattgaatggtcTTTACTTGAGCTATCCATCTTTTCTTATTCTTGCTGTGTAAGTACAACTGAAAACCCTGGGCATTGATATAAAGCAAATAGATTCTGGAAGAGAAAAAGTCAGACTGGCTAGGACTCAAGGAACAAGACAGTGGTGGTTCCCTGGTTTTCTCTTTACCCCGTATATTCCAGACCTGGAGCTGAGGAAGCCAGCAGCCTCGAAATACTAGCAGGCACAGACCCAAAAGGCCCCAACAGAAGTGTGTTTTCTGTAGTTGAGAAAGTGGTGGCCCAGCAAGACAAAACTTTTGGACAATAACTATTCTCCTCCAGCCAAACAGAAAATAACTGTGGCTCACCACTCCCCACATGGTAAAACGCCAAGTGGGAAGCCTAGAATTCCACCCTTGCAGGCTATCGTGAGTCACCCACCCATCCCCCCTGCACATGTAATCAGTGGAGATCACATGGATTTTGACTTCCACGTGGCAAAAAATATGGTGGCCATCCCCCTCCCTTTGGGGTGATGTTAGAGGAGTCCTCGAGGAGAGGTAGGACTTTTACCGTTGCTCAGTGGTAAGGAGATCATCCCACCACAGTGTCAATAAAAAGTACATGgggagcctggccaggcagtggcacagtggatagagcattggactggaatgaggagggcccaggttagagaccccaaggtcgccagcttgagcgcgggctcatctgttttgagcaaagctcaccagcttggactcaaggtcgctagttcaagcaaggggttattcggtctgctgaaggcccatggtcaaggcacatatgagaaagcaatcaatgaacaactaaggtcttgcaacaaaaaactgatgattgatgcttctcatctctctctgtacctgtccgtctgtccctatctatcccccctctcactctctttctgtccctgtaaaaaaacacaccaaccccctcccctccaaaaacaaacaaacaaaaaaacgcaCATGGGGACCTGGAACTTCTACCTCCATTCAAAGGGAAAGAGGGACTCATCACCCTCAGGTGACAATGAGGCTAAGTGAAGAACCTAGACTTCTGCCTCCACCTGGCAATAAGAAGGTGCCACCTGTCTGCCTGGCCACTGTGTTATCAGGCAAAACCACCTAAAATGGGAGGTTTAAGTAAGATCCAGAATCTCATAATGTGTAAATGTACAGGTTTGAAATATAAATCACTTGTCATACAAAGAACTGGGAATATTtctaactgaataaaaaagacaaccaaTGACAGATGTTAGAAATTCTGGCCAGAGTTTATGATGTAGTCCTGAGTTTGAAGGCAGGACTTCAAACTCTGGAGGcagaattcctttttatttcaggAACTTG
Above is a window of Saccopteryx bilineata isolate mSacBil1 chromosome 7, mSacBil1_pri_phased_curated, whole genome shotgun sequence DNA encoding:
- the CCDC126 gene encoding coiled-coil domain-containing protein 126; translation: MIFTISRKNMSQKLSLLLLVFGLIWGLMLLHYTFLQPRHQSSVKLREQILDLSKRYVKALAEENKNTVDLENGASMAGYADLKRTIAVLLDDILQRLVKLENKVDYIVVNGSATNTTNGTGGSLVPVTTNKRINASGSIR